The window GTAATATTTTGAAAGGAGCAGAACTATGATTCAACAAGAAAGTCGCCTTAAAGTTGCTGATAACTCTGGCGCTCGTGAAATTTTGACAATCAAAGTTCTTGGCGGTTCTGGAAGGAAGTTTGCTAATATTGGCGATATGATCGTTGCTACTGTTAAACAAGCTATTCCTGGTGGCACTGTTAAGAAAGGTGATGTTGTTAAAGCGGTGATCGTTCGTACAGTTAGTGGTGTTCATCGAATTGATGGTTCGTATATTAAATTTGATGAAAATGCTGCTGTTATCGTTAGAGATGATAAATCGCCTGTTGGTACGCGTATTTTTGGACCTGTTGCACGTGAATTACGTGATAACAATTATATGCGTATCGTAAGTCTTGCGCCGGAAGTTCTATAAGGAGGATCACATGAATATTAAGACTGGAGATAAAGTCCGCGTGATCGCCGGTAAGGACAAGGGTAAAGAAGGATCGGTTACCAAAGTGTTTTTAAAAACCGATCGTGTAATTGTCGAAGGCGTGAACAAAGTCAAAAAGCATCAAAAGCCAACCCAGGCAGAGCCTAAGGGTGGAATTATCGAGAAAGAGGCAGCTATACATGTATCTAATGTGATGCTGGTAGATACCTCTACAAAGAAAACAATTCGCGCTCACAAGCGTGAAAACAATAAAAAATAAGCGGGAGAAATCATTTTCATGGCAAATGCGTTAAAAGAAAAATATGTTAATGAAGTTCGACCAGCTCTGATTTCAAAGTTTGACTATACATCATTAATGCAGGCCCCTAAGCTTGAGAAAATTGTCTTAAACATGGGTGTCGGTGATGCTGTCACTAACTCTAATAATCTTGATGAAGCTGTCTCTGAACTGCGTTTAATTGCTGGTCAACAACCAGTTGTCACCAAGGCTAAAAAGTCAATTGCTGGTTTCCGTTTACGTGAGGGAATGAGTATCGGAAGCAAAGTCACAATTCGTGGAACACGTATGTATGATTTTCTTGATAAATTAATCAATGTTG of the Oenococcus sp. UCMA 16435 genome contains:
- the rplN gene encoding 50S ribosomal protein L14, which translates into the protein MIQQESRLKVADNSGAREILTIKVLGGSGRKFANIGDMIVATVKQAIPGGTVKKGDVVKAVIVRTVSGVHRIDGSYIKFDENAAVIVRDDKSPVGTRIFGPVARELRDNNYMRIVSLAPEVL
- the rplX gene encoding 50S ribosomal protein L24 → MNIKTGDKVRVIAGKDKGKEGSVTKVFLKTDRVIVEGVNKVKKHQKPTQAEPKGGIIEKEAAIHVSNVMLVDTSTKKTIRAHKRENNKK
- the rplE gene encoding 50S ribosomal protein L5, with translation MANALKEKYVNEVRPALISKFDYTSLMQAPKLEKIVLNMGVGDAVTNSNNLDEAVSELRLIAGQQPVVTKAKKSIAGFRLREGMSIGSKVTIRGTRMYDFLDKLINVALPRVRDFHGTSTKSFDGRGNYTLGIKEQLIFPEINYDDVNRVRGLDIVIVTTAKTDEEGLELLSQLGMPFAK